From a single Nostoc sp. MS1 genomic region:
- the lipA gene encoding lipoyl synthase produces MTSSQPAQFKSEITAMPSWLRRPIGKASELSTVQRIIKQRQIHTICEEGRCPNRGECYSQKTATFLLMGPTCTRACAFCQVDKGHAPMPIDPEEAQKVAESVQLLGLRYVVITSVARDDLPDQGASHFVKTMEAIRQLNPGTQIEVLTPDFWGGTGAGEAGQRQRIEMIVKAEPACFNHNIETVRRSTGRVRRGAKYDRSLNVLSLVKEINPQIPTKSGLMVGHGETVDELIEAMKDLRMVGCDRLTIGQYMRPSLEHLPVQKYWTPEEFDQLGTIAKEMGFSHVRSGPLVRSSYHAGEE; encoded by the coding sequence ATGACTTCTTCTCAACCTGCTCAGTTTAAGTCGGAAATTACGGCGATGCCTAGTTGGTTACGCCGTCCTATTGGTAAAGCCAGTGAACTCTCGACAGTACAGCGCATTATTAAGCAGCGCCAAATTCATACAATTTGCGAGGAAGGTCGCTGTCCGAATCGGGGTGAGTGCTATTCCCAAAAAACGGCTACATTCCTACTTATGGGGCCGACTTGCACCCGTGCTTGTGCTTTTTGTCAAGTCGATAAGGGTCATGCACCAATGCCAATTGACCCAGAGGAAGCCCAGAAGGTAGCAGAATCAGTCCAGCTTTTGGGGCTGCGCTACGTGGTAATTACCTCCGTCGCCCGTGATGACTTGCCAGACCAAGGCGCAAGCCATTTTGTCAAAACAATGGAGGCAATCCGCCAGTTAAATCCAGGTACACAAATTGAAGTGCTGACACCCGATTTCTGGGGCGGTACAGGCGCAGGAGAGGCAGGACAGCGCCAACGCATCGAAATGATTGTTAAAGCCGAACCAGCCTGCTTTAACCACAATATTGAGACAGTACGTCGCTCAACTGGGCGAGTGCGTCGGGGAGCTAAATACGATCGCTCACTCAACGTTTTGTCCCTAGTCAAAGAAATCAATCCCCAAATTCCTACAAAATCAGGCTTAATGGTGGGACATGGGGAAACTGTGGACGAACTTATCGAAGCGATGAAGGATTTAAGAATGGTAGGGTGCGATCGCCTCACCATCGGTCAGTATATGCGCCCATCCCTAGAACATCTCCCAGTCCAAAAATATTGGACACCAGAAGAATTTGACCAACTAGGCACAATAGCCAAAGAAATGGGCTTCAGCCATGTCCGTTCCGGGCCACTGGTGCGGAGTTCCTATCACGCTGGGGAGGAGTAA
- a CDS encoding response regulator produces MASNKILVIDDTTVVRVKVREMLPPGNFEVLEAKDGLEGINLIKQEKLSLIMLDFLLPKLSGWEVFQQVQANPELRKIPLVIMSGRKEEVTEKITEPFEYFEFLGKPFDQKQLINAIKTAMTKAKLSRQELVGVGATAKNGNVATAAVNSGGVATIAPPAVAAPTIAVPTTVATGETNAATAAEIQALNEKVAKMQAEIEGLKKQLAQVVTFIKQKVK; encoded by the coding sequence GTGGCAAGTAACAAAATTCTAGTTATCGATGACACTACCGTAGTCAGGGTCAAAGTACGGGAAATGTTGCCTCCTGGCAATTTTGAAGTATTAGAAGCTAAGGACGGTTTGGAAGGGATTAATCTCATCAAGCAAGAAAAACTGAGCTTGATCATGTTGGATTTTCTCTTGCCTAAATTGAGCGGTTGGGAGGTATTTCAACAAGTTCAAGCTAATCCAGAACTGAGAAAGATTCCTTTAGTTATTATGTCTGGTCGGAAGGAAGAGGTGACGGAAAAAATTACCGAACCTTTTGAATACTTTGAATTTCTGGGTAAGCCTTTTGATCAGAAACAGCTAATCAATGCGATTAAGACAGCAATGACTAAGGCTAAGTTGTCGCGTCAGGAGTTAGTAGGAGTTGGTGCTACTGCTAAGAATGGTAATGTAGCCACTGCTGCTGTTAACAGTGGTGGGGTAGCAACTATTGCTCCACCTGCGGTTGCTGCACCCACAATTGCTGTACCGACTACAGTAGCCACTGGGGAAACAAACGCCGCGACAGCAGCAGAAATTCAAGCACTTAATGAGAAAGTTGCCAAAATGCAGGCAGAAATCGAAGGCTTGAAGAAACAACTGGCACAAGTGGTCACTTTTATTAAGCAAAAAGTTAAGTAG